One part of the Arabidopsis thaliana chromosome 1 sequence genome encodes these proteins:
- the UKL3 gene encoding uridine kinase-like 3, whose translation MVTTKVHFSGFHQMDGLASNRPEQMAEEEEHGQPFVIGVAGGAASGKTTVCDMIMQQLHDQRAVVVNQDSFYHNVNEVELVRVHDYNFDHPDAFDTEQLLSSMEKLRKGQAVDIPNYDFKSYKNNVFPPRRVNPSDVIILEGILIFHDPRVRDLMNMKIFVDADADVRLARRIKRDTVEKGRDIATVLDQYSKFVKPAFEDFILPTKKYADIIIPRGGDNHVAIDLIVQHIHTKLGQHDLCKIYPNLYVIQSTFQIRGMHTLIRDSKTTKHDFIFYSDRLIRLVVEHGLGHLPFTEKQVVTPTGSVYSGVDFCKKLCGVSVIRSGESMENALRACCKGIKIGKILIHREGDNGQQLPSDISERHVLLLDPILGTGNSAVQAIRLLISKGVPESNIIFLNLISAPEGVNVVCKKFPRIKIVTSEIELGLNDEFRVVPGMGEFGDRYFGTDDE comes from the exons ATGGTGACAACAAAG GTTCATTTCTCAGGATTTCATCAAATGGATGGTTTAGCTTCAAATAGACCAGAGCAAAtggctgaggaagaagaacatggTCAACCTTTTGTGATCG gAGTTGCTGGAGGTGCAGCATCCGGGAAAACAACTGTCTGTGATATGATTATGCAGCAACTGCATGATCAGAGAGCTGTTGTTGTAAATCAG GATTCTTTCTACCATAATGTAAATGAAGTGGAGCTTGTAAGAGTTCATGATTACAATTTTGACCATCCTG ACGCTTTCGATACTGAGCAATTATTGTCTTCCATGGAGAAGTTAAGAAAAGGACAAGCAGTAGATATTCCTAATTATGACTTCAAAAGTTACAAGAACAATGTTTTTCCACCTAGAAGG GTGAATCCTTCTGACGTTATAATTCTGGAAGGTATACTCATTTTCCATGACCCTCGGGTGCGAGATTTGATGAACATGAAGATATTTGTAGACGCAG ATGCCGATGTGCGTCTAGCGAGAAGGATAAAACGCGATACTGTTGAGAAGGGCAGAGATATTGCCACTGTTCTTGACCAG TACTCAAAGTTTGTGAAGCCAGCATTTGAGGATTTCATACTCCCAACAAAGAAATACGCAGATATAATAATTCCCCGAGGTGGTGATAACCATGTTGCTATTGATTTGATTGTGCAACACATCCATACGAAGCTCGGTCAACATGATCTCTGTAAAATTTATCCAAATCTTTATGTTATTCAATCAACTTTTCAG ATACGTGGTATGCACACTCTAATCCGCGACTCTAAAACAACAAAGCATGACTTTATCTTCTACTCCGATCGATTGATACGTTTG GTCGTTGAACATGGCCTCGGACACCTTCCCTTTACAGAAAAGCAAGTGGTTACTCCAACAG GATCTGTGTATTCGGGTGTGGACTTCTGTAAGAAACTGTGTGGTGTCTCAGTTATCAGAAG CGGTGAGAGTATGGAGAACGCTCTTAGAGCATGCTGCAAAGGCATCAAAATTGGGAAGATTCTGATTCATAGAGAAGGCGACAATGGTCAACAG CTACCCTCAGACATTTCAGAAAGGCATGTGCTTTTACTGGATCCAATCCTCGGGACAG GAAACTCGGCGGTGCAAGCGATAAGACTGCTCATAAGTAAAGGCGTGCCTGAATCCAACATCATATTTCTCAATTTGATATCT GCACCTGAAGGAGTAAATGTGGTGTGCAAAAAGTTCCCAAGGATAAAGATTGTGACTTCAGAGATAGAACTCGGTTTAAACGACGAGTTCCGAGTTGTTCCTGGTATGGGCGAGTTTGGAGACCGCTATTTTGGAACCGATGATGAGTGA
- the UKL3 gene encoding uridine kinase-like 3 → MASKSDVNIIETSSKVHFSGFHQMDGLASNRPEQMAEEEEHGQPFVIGVAGGAASGKTTVCDMIMQQLHDQRAVVVNQDSFYHNVNEVELVRVHDYNFDHPDAFDTEQLLSSMEKLRKGQAVDIPNYDFKSYKNNVFPPRRVNPSDVIILEGILIFHDPRVRDLMNMKIFVDADADVRLARRIKRDTVEKGRDIATVLDQYSKFVKPAFEDFILPTKKYADIIIPRGGDNHVAIDLIVQHIHTKLGQHDLCKIYPNLYVIQSTFQIRGMHTLIRDSKTTKHDFIFYSDRLIRLVVEHGLGHLPFTEKQVVTPTGSVYSGVDFCKKLCGVSVIRSGESMENALRACCKGIKIGKILIHREGDNGQQVCVLSLLITSPNYLLTTNGTHQLIYEKLPSDISERHVLLLDPILGTGNSAVQAIRLLISKGVPESNIIFLNLISAPEGVNVVCKKFPRIKIVTSEIELGLNDEFRVVPGMGEFGDRYFGTDDE, encoded by the exons ATGGCTTCAAAGTCGGATGTGAATATAATAGAGACATCCTCAAAGGTTCATTTCTCAGGATTTCATCAAATGGATGGTTTAGCTTCAAATAGACCAGAGCAAAtggctgaggaagaagaacatggTCAACCTTTTGTGATCG gAGTTGCTGGAGGTGCAGCATCCGGGAAAACAACTGTCTGTGATATGATTATGCAGCAACTGCATGATCAGAGAGCTGTTGTTGTAAATCAG GATTCTTTCTACCATAATGTAAATGAAGTGGAGCTTGTAAGAGTTCATGATTACAATTTTGACCATCCTG ACGCTTTCGATACTGAGCAATTATTGTCTTCCATGGAGAAGTTAAGAAAAGGACAAGCAGTAGATATTCCTAATTATGACTTCAAAAGTTACAAGAACAATGTTTTTCCACCTAGAAGG GTGAATCCTTCTGACGTTATAATTCTGGAAGGTATACTCATTTTCCATGACCCTCGGGTGCGAGATTTGATGAACATGAAGATATTTGTAGACGCAG ATGCCGATGTGCGTCTAGCGAGAAGGATAAAACGCGATACTGTTGAGAAGGGCAGAGATATTGCCACTGTTCTTGACCAG TACTCAAAGTTTGTGAAGCCAGCATTTGAGGATTTCATACTCCCAACAAAGAAATACGCAGATATAATAATTCCCCGAGGTGGTGATAACCATGTTGCTATTGATTTGATTGTGCAACACATCCATACGAAGCTCGGTCAACATGATCTCTGTAAAATTTATCCAAATCTTTATGTTATTCAATCAACTTTTCAG ATACGTGGTATGCACACTCTAATCCGCGACTCTAAAACAACAAAGCATGACTTTATCTTCTACTCCGATCGATTGATACGTTTG GTCGTTGAACATGGCCTCGGACACCTTCCCTTTACAGAAAAGCAAGTGGTTACTCCAACAG GATCTGTGTATTCGGGTGTGGACTTCTGTAAGAAACTGTGTGGTGTCTCAGTTATCAGAAG CGGTGAGAGTATGGAGAACGCTCTTAGAGCATGCTGCAAAGGCATCAAAATTGGGAAGATTCTGATTCATAGAGAAGGCGACAATGGTCAACAGGTTTGTGTTCTTTCTCTGCTCATCACTTCTCCTAACTATTTACTAACAACAAATGGCACTCACCAGCTTATCTACGAGAAGCTACCCTCAGACATTTCAGAAAGGCATGTGCTTTTACTGGATCCAATCCTCGGGACAG GAAACTCGGCGGTGCAAGCGATAAGACTGCTCATAAGTAAAGGCGTGCCTGAATCCAACATCATATTTCTCAATTTGATATCT GCACCTGAAGGAGTAAATGTGGTGTGCAAAAAGTTCCCAAGGATAAAGATTGTGACTTCAGAGATAGAACTCGGTTTAAACGACGAGTTCCGAGTTGTTCCTGGTATGGGCGAGTTTGGAGACCGCTATTTTGGAACCGATGATGAGTGA
- the UKL3 gene encoding uridine kinase-like 3 (uridine kinase-like 3 (UKL3); FUNCTIONS IN: uracil phosphoribosyltransferase activity, phosphotransferase activity, alcohol group as acceptor, kinase activity, ATP binding; INVOLVED IN: biosynthetic process, metabolic process; LOCATED IN: cellular_component unknown; EXPRESSED IN: 22 plant structures; EXPRESSED DURING: 13 growth stages; CONTAINS InterPro DOMAIN/s: Phosphoribulokinase/uridine kinase (InterPro:IPR006083), Uridine kinase (InterPro:IPR000764); BEST Arabidopsis thaliana protein match is: uridine kinase-like 4 (TAIR:AT4G26510.2); Has 12796 Blast hits to 12782 proteins in 2591 species: Archae - 213; Bacteria - 9841; Metazoa - 556; Fungi - 487; Plants - 538; Viruses - 2; Other Eukaryotes - 1159 (source: NCBI BLink).) gives MASKSDVNIIETSSKVHFSGFHQMDGLASNRPEQMAEEEEHGQPFVIGVAGGAASGKTTVCDMIMQQLHDQRAVVVNQDSFYHNVNEVELVRVHDYNFDHPDAFDTEQLLSSMEKLRKGQAVDIPNYDFKSYKNNVFPPRRVNPSDVIILEGILIFHDPRVRDLMNMKIFVDADADVRLARRIKRDTVEKGRDIATVLDQYSKFVKPAFEDFILPTKKYADIIIPRGGDNHVAIDLIVQHIHTKLGQHDLCKIYPNLYVIQSTFQIRGMHTLIRDSKTTKHDFIFYSDRLIRLVVEHGLGHLPFTEKQVVTPTGSVYSGVDFCKKLCGVSVIRSGESMENALRACCKGIKIGKILIHREGDNGQQLPSDISERHVLLLDPILGTGNSAVQAIRLLISKGVPESNIIFLNLISAPEGVNVVCKKFPRIKIVTSEIELGLNDEFRVVPGMGEFGDRYFGTDDE, from the exons ATGGCTTCAAAGTCGGATGTGAATATAATAGAGACATCCTCAAAGGTTCATTTCTCAGGATTTCATCAAATGGATGGTTTAGCTTCAAATAGACCAGAGCAAAtggctgaggaagaagaacatggTCAACCTTTTGTGATCG gAGTTGCTGGAGGTGCAGCATCCGGGAAAACAACTGTCTGTGATATGATTATGCAGCAACTGCATGATCAGAGAGCTGTTGTTGTAAATCAG GATTCTTTCTACCATAATGTAAATGAAGTGGAGCTTGTAAGAGTTCATGATTACAATTTTGACCATCCTG ACGCTTTCGATACTGAGCAATTATTGTCTTCCATGGAGAAGTTAAGAAAAGGACAAGCAGTAGATATTCCTAATTATGACTTCAAAAGTTACAAGAACAATGTTTTTCCACCTAGAAGG GTGAATCCTTCTGACGTTATAATTCTGGAAGGTATACTCATTTTCCATGACCCTCGGGTGCGAGATTTGATGAACATGAAGATATTTGTAGACGCAG ATGCCGATGTGCGTCTAGCGAGAAGGATAAAACGCGATACTGTTGAGAAGGGCAGAGATATTGCCACTGTTCTTGACCAG TACTCAAAGTTTGTGAAGCCAGCATTTGAGGATTTCATACTCCCAACAAAGAAATACGCAGATATAATAATTCCCCGAGGTGGTGATAACCATGTTGCTATTGATTTGATTGTGCAACACATCCATACGAAGCTCGGTCAACATGATCTCTGTAAAATTTATCCAAATCTTTATGTTATTCAATCAACTTTTCAG ATACGTGGTATGCACACTCTAATCCGCGACTCTAAAACAACAAAGCATGACTTTATCTTCTACTCCGATCGATTGATACGTTTG GTCGTTGAACATGGCCTCGGACACCTTCCCTTTACAGAAAAGCAAGTGGTTACTCCAACAG GATCTGTGTATTCGGGTGTGGACTTCTGTAAGAAACTGTGTGGTGTCTCAGTTATCAGAAG CGGTGAGAGTATGGAGAACGCTCTTAGAGCATGCTGCAAAGGCATCAAAATTGGGAAGATTCTGATTCATAGAGAAGGCGACAATGGTCAACAG CTACCCTCAGACATTTCAGAAAGGCATGTGCTTTTACTGGATCCAATCCTCGGGACAG GAAACTCGGCGGTGCAAGCGATAAGACTGCTCATAAGTAAAGGCGTGCCTGAATCCAACATCATATTTCTCAATTTGATATCT GCACCTGAAGGAGTAAATGTGGTGTGCAAAAAGTTCCCAAGGATAAAGATTGTGACTTCAGAGATAGAACTCGGTTTAAACGACGAGTTCCGAGTTGTTCCTGGTATGGGCGAGTTTGGAGACCGCTATTTTGGAACCGATGATGAGTGA
- the UKL3 gene encoding uridine kinase-like 3 (uridine kinase-like 3 (UKL3); FUNCTIONS IN: uracil phosphoribosyltransferase activity, phosphotransferase activity, alcohol group as acceptor, kinase activity, ATP binding; INVOLVED IN: biosynthetic process, metabolic process; LOCATED IN: cellular_component unknown; EXPRESSED IN: 22 plant structures; EXPRESSED DURING: 13 growth stages; CONTAINS InterPro DOMAIN/s: Phosphoribulokinase/uridine kinase (InterPro:IPR006083), Uridine kinase (InterPro:IPR000764); BEST Arabidopsis thaliana protein match is: uridine kinase-like 4 (TAIR:AT4G26510.2); Has 35333 Blast hits to 34131 proteins in 2444 species: Archae - 798; Bacteria - 22429; Metazoa - 974; Fungi - 991; Plants - 531; Viruses - 0; Other Eukaryotes - 9610 (source: NCBI BLink).) gives MASKSDVNIIETSSKVHFSGFHQMDGLASNRPEQMAEEEEHGQPFVIGVAGGAASGKTTVCDMIMQQLHDQRAVVVNQDSFYHNVNEVELVRVHDYNFDHPDAFDTEQLLSSMEKLRKGQAVDIPNYDFKSYKNNVFPPRRVNPSDVIILEGILIFHDPRVRDLMNMKIFVDADADVRLARRIKRDTVEKGRDIATVLDQYSKFVKPAFEDFILPTKKYADIIIPRGGDNHVAIDLIVQHIHTKLGQHDLCKIYPNLYVIQSTFQIRGMHTLIRDSKTTKHDFIFYSDRLIRLVVEHGLGHLPFTEKQVVTPTGSVYSGVDFCKKLCGVSVIRSGESMENALRACCKGIKIGKILIHREGDNGQQLIYEKLPSDISERHVLLLDPILGTGNSAVQAIRLLISKGVPESNIIFLNLISAPEGVNVVCKKFPRIKIVTSEIELGLNDEFRVVPGMGEFGDRYFGTDDE, from the exons ATGGCTTCAAAGTCGGATGTGAATATAATAGAGACATCCTCAAAGGTTCATTTCTCAGGATTTCATCAAATGGATGGTTTAGCTTCAAATAGACCAGAGCAAAtggctgaggaagaagaacatggTCAACCTTTTGTGATCG gAGTTGCTGGAGGTGCAGCATCCGGGAAAACAACTGTCTGTGATATGATTATGCAGCAACTGCATGATCAGAGAGCTGTTGTTGTAAATCAG GATTCTTTCTACCATAATGTAAATGAAGTGGAGCTTGTAAGAGTTCATGATTACAATTTTGACCATCCTG ACGCTTTCGATACTGAGCAATTATTGTCTTCCATGGAGAAGTTAAGAAAAGGACAAGCAGTAGATATTCCTAATTATGACTTCAAAAGTTACAAGAACAATGTTTTTCCACCTAGAAGG GTGAATCCTTCTGACGTTATAATTCTGGAAGGTATACTCATTTTCCATGACCCTCGGGTGCGAGATTTGATGAACATGAAGATATTTGTAGACGCAG ATGCCGATGTGCGTCTAGCGAGAAGGATAAAACGCGATACTGTTGAGAAGGGCAGAGATATTGCCACTGTTCTTGACCAG TACTCAAAGTTTGTGAAGCCAGCATTTGAGGATTTCATACTCCCAACAAAGAAATACGCAGATATAATAATTCCCCGAGGTGGTGATAACCATGTTGCTATTGATTTGATTGTGCAACACATCCATACGAAGCTCGGTCAACATGATCTCTGTAAAATTTATCCAAATCTTTATGTTATTCAATCAACTTTTCAG ATACGTGGTATGCACACTCTAATCCGCGACTCTAAAACAACAAAGCATGACTTTATCTTCTACTCCGATCGATTGATACGTTTG GTCGTTGAACATGGCCTCGGACACCTTCCCTTTACAGAAAAGCAAGTGGTTACTCCAACAG GATCTGTGTATTCGGGTGTGGACTTCTGTAAGAAACTGTGTGGTGTCTCAGTTATCAGAAG CGGTGAGAGTATGGAGAACGCTCTTAGAGCATGCTGCAAAGGCATCAAAATTGGGAAGATTCTGATTCATAGAGAAGGCGACAATGGTCAACAG CTTATCTACGAGAAGCTACCCTCAGACATTTCAGAAAGGCATGTGCTTTTACTGGATCCAATCCTCGGGACAG GAAACTCGGCGGTGCAAGCGATAAGACTGCTCATAAGTAAAGGCGTGCCTGAATCCAACATCATATTTCTCAATTTGATATCT GCACCTGAAGGAGTAAATGTGGTGTGCAAAAAGTTCCCAAGGATAAAGATTGTGACTTCAGAGATAGAACTCGGTTTAAACGACGAGTTCCGAGTTGTTCCTGGTATGGGCGAGTTTGGAGACCGCTATTTTGGAACCGATGATGAGTGA
- a CDS encoding coiled-coil protein (unknown protein; CONTAINS InterPro DOMAIN/s: Protein of unknown function DUF812 (InterPro:IPR008530); Has 10940 Blast hits to 7289 proteins in 653 species: Archae - 228; Bacteria - 791; Metazoa - 6174; Fungi - 805; Plants - 342; Viruses - 19; Other Eukaryotes - 2581 (source: NCBI BLink).), with amino-acid sequence MCCLRQFLHPSEDDSYRLVRFLVERLSEISEGRKTLTAGDIASRPKMETFRDISDDMMVNEDKDETFDMHIQKVEAVLKDLTMTSEKSHSSDSLAKNTSANVDFSSQKTDDPVTDVRSDLSLRDSSRCEENSYEDPFETNYETVELQNQHDVLLEELESGSSQLCSLESELELLQMAAERLLDDKKPGGSYLEQLNQQLVVKRCNIMDLKKQWDDVRLTLETKKLLLLDQLHVEEPEAKEKFHKLRKTELDLQSLSSEIQKREDERCNLYNELERQPKAAPRKSYIHGIKEITKNSRKLDTDIQRISGETRELQLEKNSIQERLHRSYAVVDEMVTREVKKDPAVRQVYKLLTSIHSIFEQISEKILMTDRFRRETVDYEKKLGSITARGMSLEKLQADLDAIRKENESLKK; translated from the exons ATGTGTTGCTTGCGGCAGTTTCTGCATCCATCTGAAGATGATTCTTATAGGTTGGTTAGGTTTCTGGTTGAGAGGCTTTCGGAGATTAGTGAAGGAAGAAAAACTTTGACGGCTGGTGATATAGCTAGCAGGCCAAAGATGGAGACTTTCAGAGATATTTCAGATGACATGATGGTGAATGAGGACAAGGATGAGACTTTCGATATGCATATACAGAAGGTTGAAGCTGTCTTAAAAGATCTCACAATGACTAGTGAAAAATCTCATTCATCTGACTCTCTCGCAAAAAATACCTCAGCCAATGTTGACTTCTCCTCCCAAAAGACAGATGATCCTGTTACTGATGTACGTTCTGATCTTTCTTTGAGAGATTCATCTAGATGTGAAGAAAATTCTTATGAAGACCCGTTTGAG ACAAATTATGAGACTGTTGAGTTACAGAATCAACATGATGTACTCTTGGAGGAACTGGAATCTGGATCTTCACAGCTATGCAGTCTTGAAAGCGAGCTGGAGTTGTTGCAGATGGCTGCGGAGAGGTTATTGGATGACAAAAAGCCGGGTGGGTCATATCTCGAACAGCTTAATCAACAACTAGTGGTCAAAAGGTGTAATATCATGGATCTTAAAAAGCAATG GGACGATGTAAGGCTGACTCTGGAAACTAAAAAGCTACTTCTCTTGGACCAACTTCATGTGGAGGAGCCAGAGGCTAAAGAGAAATTCCATAAGTTGAGAAAGACTGAACTGGATTTACAATCTCTCTCATCAGAAATTCAAAAGAG GGAAGATGAACGGTGTAACCTTTACAATGAACTTGAGAGGCAGCCAAAAGCAGCGCCGAGgaaatcatatatacatgggattaaagaaataacaaaaaatagcCGTAAACTGGACACTGATATTCAGAGGATTTCAGGGGAGACCAGGGAGCTACAATTAGAGAAAAACTCAATCCAAGAACGCCTGCACCGATCATATGCTGTTGTGGATGAAATGGTTACAAG GGAAGTGAAGAAAGACCCAGCAGTACGACAAGTCTACAAGCTACTGACCAGTATTCACAGTATATTTGAGCAAATCTCTGAGAAAATTCTCATGACTGATCGGTTTAGAAGAGAAACAGTTGATTATGAAAAGAAGTTGGGGTCCATCACAGCTCGAGGCATGAGTTTGGAGAAATTACAAGCCGATCTGGATGCCATAAGGAAAGAAAACGAAAGCCTTAAGAAATAA
- a CDS encoding lysine-specific demethylase, putative (DUF1296) (CONTAINS InterPro DOMAIN/s: Protein of unknown function DUF1296 (InterPro:IPR009719); BEST Arabidopsis thaliana protein match is: GBF-interacting protein 1 (TAIR:AT3G13222.1); Has 1074 Blast hits to 540 proteins in 140 species: Archae - 0; Bacteria - 57; Metazoa - 222; Fungi - 108; Plants - 188; Viruses - 12; Other Eukaryotes - 487 (source: NCBI BLink).) translates to MSSSDGGSSRVSIPYHLRKTLQKIREYTGKQHSDEDIFAVYKDSFNDPHETAQKLLFLDTFHEVRSKREKKKEPIVPVTQPSGRGGRRNFASSNSYQGSGRNASFKRENGANHVTRGSRTAQPATNKASNITVPNETKVSGPASIPSEVSNHKAQDDPSLISASRCSSKSDQAIEIETASKQGKNQSLPKPDVSEQSHVTFPFHLQVAKGLQNGLTFGSFDSNFVKEVSSSNGASGGYDSNFESSHGTGDDERESSPTTNGITGVASAREETSTVSEDKDYGISNSATGAEPVVHSDHIVPPVEEVPKEEALSNTETHQIAYGQEAPLSVFGLVPSLSAIGQPVNTEAAETQPGNSNSPPISLVSYPPDQSSIAAATQQTNFLRQQYPPNFFPYGYYSPYYMPPPYIHQFLSPNGIPQQSYFPQGAALTAPSHAKPVDNTENPPTTNPYLHTSPMVASSIPSTTTLNSIHSEEKASHLTESAAAWIGQGFGNLQVNPMYNLAYQGQPLGFPVVQAGHGGLMGMHQPTQPMAAASTTYQTLPPPPHTTTAMGEPIGHPHIAYQQPQAALTNWVNNY, encoded by the exons ATGAGCTCCTCCGATGGCGGCTCCTCTAGGGTTTCGATTCCTTACCATCTCCGCAAAACCCTTCAGAAAATCAGAGAGTATACCGGAAAGCAGCACTCGGATGAGGATATCTTTGCCGTCTATAAGGATTCCTTCAATGATCCTCATGAGACCGCTCAGAAGCTCCTCTTCTTAG ATACATTTCATGAGGTGAGAAGTAAAagggagaaaaagaaggag CCTATAGTGCCAGTTACACAACCAAGTGGCAGAGGTGGTCGGAGGAACTTTGCTTCAAGTAACTCTTATCAAG GTAGTGGAAGAAATGCTTCTTTTAAAAGGGAAAATGGAGCTAATCATGTAACAAGAGGTTCTAGAACTGCTCAGCCTGCCACTAACAAAGCAAGCAACATCACAGTACCTAATGAAACAAA GGTTTCTGGTCCTGCTAGTATTCCGAGTGAGGTCAGCAATCATAAAGCTCAAGATGAtccttctttgatttctgCTTCACGTTGCAGTAGCAAGTCAGATCAAg CCATTGAAATTGAGACTGCGTCCAAACAAGGCAAAAATCAATCGCTTCCTAAGCCAGATGTTAGCGAACAGTCACACGTAACATTCCCTTTCCACCTTCAGGTTGCCAAAGGACTGCAAAATGGTCTGACGTTTGGCAGTTTTGATTCCAATTTTGTGAAAGAGGTATCTTCTAGCAATGGTGCTAGTGGGGGATATGACTCAAATTTTGAGTCTTCTCACGGGACAGGGGATGATGAGAGGGAATCTTCTCCCACTACCAATGGTATTACTGGGGTTGCTTCGGCTAG AGAAGAAACATCAACAGTTTCTGAAGATAAGGATTATGGGATATCAAATTCTGCAACTGGAGCTGAGCCTGTGGTGCACTCGGATCACATTGTCCCACCTGTAGAAGAAGTACCGAAGGAGGAAGCTTTATCAAACACAGAAACTCATCAAATTGCTTATGGTCAAGAAGCTCCACTCAGTGTGTTTGGTCTTGTCCCCTCGTTGTCAGCAATAGGCCAACCCGTTAACACAGAAGCAGCGGAGACTCAG CCCGGAAATTCCAACTCTCCACCTATTTCATTAGTATCATATCCTCCAGATCAGAGCTCCATAGCAGCAGCCACTCAACAGACAAATTTTCTTAGGCAGCAATACCCTCCCAATTTCTTCCCTTACGGCTATTACTCACCGTATTATATGCCACCGCCGTACATTCACCAGTTCTTGAGCCCAAACGGGATCCCTCAGCAGTCTTATTTTCCACAAGGAGCTGCTCTAACAGCACCTTCTCATGCAAAACCAGTTGACAACACTGAAAACCCTCCCACCACAAACCCTTACCTACACACTTCTCCCATGGTTGCTAGCAGCATCCCATCTACAACCACCTTAAATTCTATCCATAGTGAAGAAAAGGCATCTCACCTG acTGAAAGTGCAGCTGCATGGATTGGGCAGGGATTTGGCAACCTGCAGGTGAATCCAATGTATAACCTAGCATACCAAGGTCAGCCACTTGGTTTTCCAGTCGTGCAGGCTGGTCATGGTGGCCTCATGGGAATGCACCAACCAACACAGCCCATGGCAGCTGCTTCAACTACATATCAGACCTTACCACCACCGCCACACACAACAACGGCTATGGGTGAACCCATAGGACACCCGCACATTGCTTATCAGCAACCTCAAGCTGCTCTAACGAATTGGGTTAACAACTATTAG